A window from Carassius auratus strain Wakin chromosome 48, ASM336829v1, whole genome shotgun sequence encodes these proteins:
- the LOC113065834 gene encoding disks large-associated protein 4-like isoform X1, giving the protein MRGMLSRFVHVNAWLCLISSCCSQAVAAGNRCVKRLCIGVVGTLSQSIFLCFSVSMCTAVCKKNPPPIPPRTTSKPYISVTVQSSTESAQDTYLDSQDQRSEVNSQSGRSNSSDSIASSRTGSLVKAKRLPILPPIPTPREPVPMPSARVTTPPPAVAPPSPAPDDRNDPTSLSVAPGEPQALPKRKLSSIGIQVDCVQPNLKEEQTPTTRFQSIGVQVEDGRPLSRFTSMASRQETTEAESQEQSDGKPSENRTLHQSLDGCSFHRAPRTSSSLQEELDPALDPSSLPPPDPSLQAGSVNGAVEQPGGPACLRDGRWFQKLLQAETERMEAWCQQMEHETKDKALSEDVSGKVRSAVGSAQLLMSQKFQQFLGLCEQNLDASAQPRPTAQDLAGFWDLLQLSIEDISLKFDELHLLRSNDWKMCETQDKKEEKKSAPSHTPKKTVKVKPSGGKEKSSDSLADKQRQEARKRLMAAKRAVSERQNSATESAESIEIYVPEAQTRL; this is encoded by the exons ATGCGAGGAATGCTGTCCAGATTTGTTCATGTAAATGCCTGGCTTTGTCTCATCTCTTCCTGTTGCTCCCAAGCAGTGGCTGCTGGGAACAGATGTGTGAAGAGGCTTTGTATTGGAGTTGTGGGAACGCTCTCACAGTCCATCTTCCTGTGTTTTTCAGTGTCCATGTGTACGGCCGTCTGTAAGAAGAATCCTCCGCCTATTCCTCCTCGCACCACCTCCAAACCCTACATCTCGGTGACGGTGCAGAGCAGCACTGAATCGGCCCAGGACACGTACCTGGACAGCCAGGACCAGCGCAGCGAGGTCAACAGCCAATCAGGACGCAGCAACTCCTCCGACAGCATCGCCAGCTCTCGGACAGGAAGTCTGGTCAAGGCCAAGCGGCTCCCCATCCTTCCTCCCATCCCCACCCCGCGGGAACCCGTGCCCATGCCCAGCGCCAGAGTGACCACGCCTCCTCCTGCAGTCGCTCCGCCCTCTCCAGCCCCGGATGATAGAAACGATCCCACGAGCCTCAGTGTGGCACCTGGCGAACCGCAAGCCCTGCCCAAAAGAAAACTCTCGTCCATTGgcattcag GTGGATTGTGTGCAGCCGAATCTGAAAGAGGAGCAAACTCCCACCACCAGGTTCCAGTCCATCGGGGTTCAGGTTGAAGACGGCAGGCC ACTCAGTCGCTTCACTAGCATGGCGTCTAGACAGGAGACGACGGAGGCCGAATCCCAGGAGCAGTCTGACGGTAAACCTTCGGAGAACAGGACGCTTCACCAGTCTCTGGACGGCTGCAGCTTTCACCGAGCTCCCCGCACTTCGTCCTCGCTGCAGGAGGAGCTGGATCCGGCGCTGGACCCGTCCTCTCTCCCTCCCCCCGACCCGTCTCTGCAGGCTGGGAGCGTGAACGGAGCCGTGGAGCAGCCCGGGGGCCCGGCGTGCCTCAGGGACGGACGCTGGTTCCAGAAGCTTCTTCAGGCCGAGACGGAGCGCATGGAGGCCTGGTGTCAGCAGATGGAGCACGAGACCAAAGACAAAGCGCTGTCAGAGGACG TGTCGGGGAAGGTCCGCAGTGCCGTCGGCAGCGCTCAGCTCTTAATGTCTCAGAAGTTCCAGCAGTTTCTGGGTCTCTGTGAGCAGAACCTG GATGCGAGCGCTCAGCCGCGGCCCACAGCGCAGGATCTGGCCGGCTTCTGGGATCTTCTGCAGCTCTCCATCGAGGACATCAGCCTGAAGTTTGACGAGCTGCACCTCCTCAGGTCCAACGACTGGAAGATGTGCGAGACCCAGGACAAAAAG GAGGAGAAGAAGTCGGCTCCGTCCCACACACCAAAGAAGACGGTGAAGGTCAAACCCAGCGGAGGAAAGGAGAAGAGCAGCGACTCGCTCGCCGACAAACAGCGGCAGGAGGCCAGAAAGCGACTGATGGCGGCCAAGCGAGCCGTTTCTGAACGACAGAACTCTGCCACCGAGAGCGCCGAGAGCATCGAGATCTACGTCCCCGAGGCTCAGACGCGGCTCTGA
- the LOC113065834 gene encoding disks large-associated protein 4-like isoform X2, which translates to MCTAVCKKNPPPIPPRTTSKPYISVTVQSSTESAQDTYLDSQDQRSEVNSQSGRSNSSDSIASSRTGSLVKAKRLPILPPIPTPREPVPMPSARVTTPPPAVAPPSPAPDDRNDPTSLSVAPGEPQALPKRKLSSIGIQVDCVQPNLKEEQTPTTRFQSIGVQVEDGRPLSRFTSMASRQETTEAESQEQSDGKPSENRTLHQSLDGCSFHRAPRTSSSLQEELDPALDPSSLPPPDPSLQAGSVNGAVEQPGGPACLRDGRWFQKLLQAETERMEAWCQQMEHETKDKALSEDVSGKVRSAVGSAQLLMSQKFQQFLGLCEQNLDASAQPRPTAQDLAGFWDLLQLSIEDISLKFDELHLLRSNDWKMCETQDKKEEKKSAPSHTPKKTVKVKPSGGKEKSSDSLADKQRQEARKRLMAAKRAVSERQNSATESAESIEIYVPEAQTRL; encoded by the exons ATGTGTACGGCCGTCTGTAAGAAGAATCCTCCGCCTATTCCTCCTCGCACCACCTCCAAACCCTACATCTCGGTGACGGTGCAGAGCAGCACTGAATCGGCCCAGGACACGTACCTGGACAGCCAGGACCAGCGCAGCGAGGTCAACAGCCAATCAGGACGCAGCAACTCCTCCGACAGCATCGCCAGCTCTCGGACAGGAAGTCTGGTCAAGGCCAAGCGGCTCCCCATCCTTCCTCCCATCCCCACCCCGCGGGAACCCGTGCCCATGCCCAGCGCCAGAGTGACCACGCCTCCTCCTGCAGTCGCTCCGCCCTCTCCAGCCCCGGATGATAGAAACGATCCCACGAGCCTCAGTGTGGCACCTGGCGAACCGCAAGCCCTGCCCAAAAGAAAACTCTCGTCCATTGgcattcag GTGGATTGTGTGCAGCCGAATCTGAAAGAGGAGCAAACTCCCACCACCAGGTTCCAGTCCATCGGGGTTCAGGTTGAAGACGGCAGGCC ACTCAGTCGCTTCACTAGCATGGCGTCTAGACAGGAGACGACGGAGGCCGAATCCCAGGAGCAGTCTGACGGTAAACCTTCGGAGAACAGGACGCTTCACCAGTCTCTGGACGGCTGCAGCTTTCACCGAGCTCCCCGCACTTCGTCCTCGCTGCAGGAGGAGCTGGATCCGGCGCTGGACCCGTCCTCTCTCCCTCCCCCCGACCCGTCTCTGCAGGCTGGGAGCGTGAACGGAGCCGTGGAGCAGCCCGGGGGCCCGGCGTGCCTCAGGGACGGACGCTGGTTCCAGAAGCTTCTTCAGGCCGAGACGGAGCGCATGGAGGCCTGGTGTCAGCAGATGGAGCACGAGACCAAAGACAAAGCGCTGTCAGAGGACG TGTCGGGGAAGGTCCGCAGTGCCGTCGGCAGCGCTCAGCTCTTAATGTCTCAGAAGTTCCAGCAGTTTCTGGGTCTCTGTGAGCAGAACCTG GATGCGAGCGCTCAGCCGCGGCCCACAGCGCAGGATCTGGCCGGCTTCTGGGATCTTCTGCAGCTCTCCATCGAGGACATCAGCCTGAAGTTTGACGAGCTGCACCTCCTCAGGTCCAACGACTGGAAGATGTGCGAGACCCAGGACAAAAAG GAGGAGAAGAAGTCGGCTCCGTCCCACACACCAAAGAAGACGGTGAAGGTCAAACCCAGCGGAGGAAAGGAGAAGAGCAGCGACTCGCTCGCCGACAAACAGCGGCAGGAGGCCAGAAAGCGACTGATGGCGGCCAAGCGAGCCGTTTCTGAACGACAGAACTCTGCCACCGAGAGCGCCGAGAGCATCGAGATCTACGTCCCCGAGGCTCAGACGCGGCTCTGA